The segment AGCCGCGTCGAATTTCTCCTCGGGAAGCAGCTTCCCTATGTCGCCGTCGCGATGATAAATTTCGGGCTCATGTGCCTGATGGCCATTTACTTGTTCAATGTGCCCTTGAAGGGAAGCTTTTTGACGTTGGCTTTCGCGGCATTCCTTTATGTCATCGCGACGACCGGAATCGGGATGCTGATTTCGGCGTTTTGCTCGACGCAGATCGCGGCGCTTTTCGGCGCCGCGATTCTGACCGTTCTGCCGGCGACGCAGTTCTGCGGCATGTTGGTGCCGGTCTCGTCTCTGGAAGGTTTTGCTGCGGTCATGGGCCGCGGTTTTCCAATGACCTATTTCCTTCGGGTCAGCGTCGGCACATTTACGAAATCGCTTGGTTTTGCCGATCTCTATCAGAACATTTTCGCCGTCGCCGTCTTTATTCCGATCCTTACCATCGCGAGCGTCCTGCTGCTTCCGAAGCAGGAATCCTGAAGAGGTTTGAATGGGTCTGTCGCTCAGCAATATCTTCTGGCTTGGGACGAAGGAGCTGCGCAGCTTTTTTAGCGACGCGGTGTTGCTCGGTCTCGTCATTTACGCATTTTCGCTGGCCGTCTATGTGCAGGCGCACAGCAATGCGCAAGAGGTTCATAACGCCTCGATTGGTGTCGTCGATCAGGACAATTCATATTTGTCGCGGCAGATGATCTCGTCTTTCCTGCCGCCGTATTTCAAGAAGCCGGTGGCGGTTTCCTATAGCGATGTCGATCATCTTCTCGACGTTGCGGCCTATACGTTCATCATCATCATTCCACCGCATTTCGAAACCGACGTCCTCGGCGGCAGAGCGCCCGAAATTCAGCTCAATATCGATGCGACAGCTATGGTTCAGGCCGGGCTCGGGTCGGGCTATATCGAGCAGATTCTGTCCGCCGAGATCCAGAAATACGTCAATCGCAACGAGGGGACGTATCTCTCGCGATCCCAGAATGTCACGACGACGCCGGTCACGCTTTCCGTCCGCGTGATGTATAATCCGAACATCAACACCGCGTGGTTTACGAGCGTCATGGGTATCGTCAATAATGTCACGATGCTTGCGATCATTCTCGCGGGCGCTGCCGTTGTGCGCGAGCGCGAACATGGGACAATGGATCATCTGCTCGTCATGCCGGTGACACCGTTCGAGATCGCGATGTCGAAAATCTGGGCGAACGGGCTTGTGATCACGCTTGCAGTCGCCCTGTCGCTCGAAATCATCGTCAAGTGGATTCTGCATATTCCGGTGATCGGCTCGGTCCCGCTTTTCATTGCAGGCGCCGCAACTTATCTTTTCTTTTCGACCTCCGTCGGCATTTTCCTCGCGACCATCGCGCGGACCATGCCACAGCTCGGGCTCCTCTATATTCTCGTCGCCTTTCCGATGAACATCCTTTCGGGCAGCAACACGCCGCTCGAATCCATGCCCTATCTGATGCGCACGATCATGCAATTCTCGCCCTCGACGCATTTCGTTTCGTTTGCCCAGTCCATCCTGTTCCGGGGCGCGGGCTTCTCCGTCGTCTGGCGGGATTATCTCTATGTCGCCTTCACCGGCGGACTCTTCTTGTTTCTTGCCTTGCTGCGCTTCAGGACCTCCGCCGCTCAATCCTCATGAACCTTTGAACCGCGCCATGCCGCTTTCAACAACCATATTGGACGATCGTGTGGACGCCGCCGCAGATGGCGCCTGGACGTCGGACGAAGCCGCGGCGCTCGAGCCGCAGATCGAGACATTGCTGGCCTCGCGCAACACCCGTGCGCTGTCGCTCGATCTTCACGGGCTGAGTGAGATCGATACGTTTGGCGCTTGCCTCCTGGAGAGGCTGACGCTCAAATGGCGTGAAGCCGCTCCTGTCGAAGTCAGCGGCCTGCCGCCACGTTTTCGCGGGCTGATGGCAGAAGTCGAGCGCGTCGAGACAATTCCGGATGTTCCGGTCCGGCGGCGTCGGGAATTCCCGGTTCTTGAGCCGATCGGGCGGGCCATTTTTGCGGCCTTCGCCTATATCGCGACATTCCTGAATATGCTCGGGGCGGTTGTCGCCGCGCTCTTGCGGGTCATCGCGAATCCGCGGCGGATGCGCTTTACGTCGCTCGTCGCGCAACTGGATCGCGTCGGCCTGCGTGCCATTCCCATCATTCTGCTCATTACCGTTCTGATCGGCGGGATCATTCAGCAGCAAAGCATATTCCAGCTCCGCAAATTCGGCGCAGAGAGCTATGCGGTGAACCTCACCGGCATATTGGTGCTGCGCGAGATTGGCGTCCTGCTCGTCGCGATCATGGTCGCGGGCCGCTCCGGCAGCGCCTATACGGCGGAGCTCGGCTCGATGAAAATGCGCGAGGAAATCGACGCGCTGCGGACAATGGGCCTCGATCCGGCCGAGGTGCTCATTCTGCCGCGCCTGCTGGCGCTGGTCATCGCTCTGCCGATCCTGGGCCTCATCGGCGGGATCGCAGCGCTTTTCGGGGCGGGACTCGTCGGCTGGATTTACGCCGGCATAAGCCCGGCGATTTTCATGGCGCGGTTGCATGATGCAATTTCGGTCACGCATTTCGAGGTCGGTATGTACAAGGCGCCGTTCATGGCGCTGGTCATTGGAATCGTCTCGTCGATCGAGGGATTTGCCGTCAAAGGCAGCGCCGAATCGCTCGGCGCGCAGACAACGACCTCCGTCGTGAAATCGATTTTCCTCGTCATCCTGCTTGACGGATTCTTTGCGATGTTCTTCGCCTGGATGGGTATGTAAGGCATGACCGCGGCGACGACGACACCGGCCATTCGCGTGCATGATCTCACCGTCGGTTTCGGCGACCAGATCGTGCTCGACCATCTGTCGCTCGATGTCCGGCGTGGCGAGGTTCTCGGTGTCGTCGGCGCGTCGGGCGGCGGCAAGACGGTTCTCATGCGGACGATCATCGGCCTTTTGCCCAAGCGCGGCGGCAGCATCACGATTCTGGATGTCGATCGCGATCACGTCCAGCCGGAGGCGATTCGCCTGATCGAACGGCGATGGGGCATTTTGTTTCAGCAGGGAGCGTTGTTCTCATCGCTCACGGTGCGCCAGAATGTCGAATTCCCGATGCGGGAATATCTCGATATTTCCGACGGGCTGCGCCAGGAAGTCGCTCTCGCCAAGCTCAAAATGGTCGGCCTCTCCGCGAGCGATGCGGAAAAGTTTCCGGCTGAGCTTTCCGGCGGCATGACCAAGCGCGTGGCCTTGGCGCGCGCTTTGGCGCTCGATCCGGAGATTGTCTTTCTCGATGAGCCGACCTCAGGGCTCGATCCGATTTCCGCCGGCGAATTCGATGCCTTGATCAAGACGTTGCAACAGACGCTCGGTCTCACCGTGTTCATGGTCACGCATGATCTCGACAGTCTCAACACGGTCTGCGACCGCATCGCGGCGCTTGCCGACGGCAAGGTCGTCGCCGAAGGGCCCATGTCCGTCATGTTGGCCTGCGAGCACCCCTGGGTGAAATCCTATTTCCAAGGCAAACGCGCACGCGACGCGGAAGCCTCCGCATCACGAGGACATTGAGACGGCACATGGAAACAAGCGCACGCTATATTCTCGTCGGGCTCTTTACCCTCATCGCGATCGTGGTGGGCTTCTGCTTCGTTTATTGGCTCAACAATAATGGCGCGGTCGGTGAGCGCGAATCCTATCAGATCCACTTTCTGGGGCCGGTATCCGGCTTGCAGAACGGAGCCGCGGTACAGCTCAACGGCATTCACGTCGGCGAAGTGACCAGTCTGCGCCTCGACAAAGATAATCAGGTCGTTGCGACGATTGCCATCCTCAAAGGCATGACGTTGCGCGCCGACACGGGCGTGAGCGTCGATTTCCAGGGCTTGATGGGCACGCCGCTGATCTCGCTGAAGGGCGGCAGCCCCGGTTCGCCGGTGCTCGTCCCCAATCCGCAAAAGCCGCCTGTCTTGGAGGCCGATGTCAGCGCCGGGCAGGATTTGACTCAGACGGCGCGCGGCACGTTGAACCGCATCGACAAGATCCTCGAGGACAATGCGGCCCCGATCAAGGATACGATCGGCAGCCTCAAGACCTTCTCGGCGGCACTGGCGCGCAATTCGAATCGGGTCGATACGATTCTGGCCGGCCTCGAAAAGATGACCGGCGGCAGCCCCGCGGAACAGCCAAAGCCGATCTACGATCTCGCCGTCGATGCTGCCGCGATTCCGCATATTAACGTCAAGGATCAATTCTCGGTGCCGGAGCCGACCGCCGTGCTCGCGCTCGATACGCAGCGGATGTTGACCCGCTCGGACAGCGGCCAGATCGCCCAGTTCGGCAATGCGCAATGGAGCGACAACATTCCGAAATTGCTGCAAGCGAAGCTGGTGCAGGCACTCGCACAGGCCGGTGTCGAGGCGCAGGCGACGACGCCGGATCAGGCCGCCACCGCTACGGGGCCTCAACTTGTCATCGACCTGCAAAACTTTGCGCTCACGACGGGTCCCCAGCCGACCGCGGAGATCGCCTTCTCGGCGAAGATCGTATCGGCAACAGGCAAGATCGTCGCGACCCGGGACTTTCATGCGGCAGCCCCAGCGGCCGGCACGGATGTCGCGGCGAGCGTTGCGGCTTTCAACAAGGCCTTCTCGGATGTGGTCCGCAGCCTCACGACCTGGGTGGGGGCGGCAAACTGAAGGCTGGCCGGCCTATTGAGCAGAGTGCGGAATTGAGGTCGAGGGATGTCGCGTCCGATTTGGCTCAAGCCTCCGTTGTTTTTGCGCTCGCAGCAGCATCATGTCGGGCCGCGGGTCTACGCGCCCGGGAGGCCGCGGCTGGCACTCCCGGCCGATTCTCTCGAACTGACGGTCGCGGCGATCGTTCTGGCCTTGGCTGCGATGCTGGCCTACGGAATCAGCGAGGTTTTCGCGCCGGTCTCGAGCCTTAAGGCGATCTCGCTCGATCCCTTGCGCCTGCCGGAATATGCCGTGCGCACCGTGTTGCGCATGCTCGCGGCCATGGGCGCCTCGCTTCTGTTCACGCTGGTCTACGGAACGCTGGCTGCCAAAAGCCGGCGCGCGGAAGTCGTGCTTGTCCCGCTGCTCGACATTCTCCAGTCGGTGCCCGTGCTCGGCTATCTTTCCTTCACCGTGGTGTTCTTCGTCGGGCTCGCGCCGCATTGGGTGCTGGGGCTCGAACTGGCGTCGATTTTCGCGATCTTCACCAGCCAGGCGTGGAACATGGCGTTCAGCTTCTTCCAGGCGCTGCGCACCCTTCCGGTCGATCTCGACGAGGCGAGCCGCGCCTTCGGCTTCTCCGCCTGGCAACGATTCTGGCGGCTTGAATTTCCTTTCGCGGTGCCCGGCCTCGTCTGGAACATGATGATGAGCATGTCGGGAGGCTGGTTTTTCGTCGTCGCTTCGGAGGCGATCACCGCGGACCAGCGCCAGATCGCGCTGCCGGGCATAGGTTCCTATGTGGCGCTGGCAATCGCGCAGCGGAATCTGCTTGCCATCGGCTTTGCGATCGCGGCGATGACGATCGTCATCCTGATCTACGATCAATTGCTCTTCCGGCCGCTCGTCGTCTGGGCCGATCGATTTCGCGTCGAACAGACCGCATCGCAAAGCACGCCGCATTCCTGGTTTCTGGAATTGCTGCGGCACTCGCATCTGGCACGGGCCGCGGCCGTGCCGGCATCGTTCTGCCTGCGGCGGCTGTTCCGCGCGCGGATCCTCAACATCATTCCGACGTCGCGCCCCCTGGCTGTCCGTTCGCGCGCGTCAAAGGCGGTCGATGACCTTTGGTATATTTTCGTCGCCGTCGCGTCCCTCGGGATTGCCGCGATCATCGTCCGCTTCATCGCGCAGGGAGCAGGGTGGAGCGATGTCTTCACGGTGGTGCGGCTCGGCACATATACGCTGCTGCGCGTCGTGGTCCTGATCGTTCTGGCATCGCTGATCTGGGTGCCCGTCGGCGTGGTGATCGGCTTGCGGCCGAAGCTTGCCGAGCGGGTTCAGCCGCTGGCGCAATTTCTCGCGGCCTTCCCGGCCAATCTGCTCTTTCCGCTGTTCGTCATTCCGATCGTCAGGTTCAACCTCAATACCGACATCTGGCTGACGCCGCTGATGATCCTCGGAACGCAATGGTACATTCTGTTCAATGTCATCGCCGGCACGACAGCCCTGCCGACTGACCTTTTGGAGGCGGCCGACAACTTTCGCTTCCACGGCTGGCAATGGTGGCGGATCGTCATTCTGCCGGGAATTTTTCCCTACTACATCACCGGCGCGATCACGGCCTCGGGCGGCGCGTGGAACGCCAGCATTGTCGCCGAAGTCGTTTCCTGGGGACACGACCGGCTCTTCGCGCACGGCCTTGGCGCCTATATCAGTCAGATGACCGCGCAGGGCGATTATCCGCGCATCGTCCTCGGCATCGCGACCATGTCCGCCTTTGTCGTTCTGTTCAATCGCCTGTTGTGGCGACCCCTTTATGCCTACGGCGAGCGCCGGTTCAGGCTGGATTGAGACGTGTCATGAGCAAGACAGGTGAAACAAGCGCCGCGACCGGCGATGTCGAACTCGACATCCGCCACGTCCGGCAGACCTATGCGCGCACGTCCGGGGCGCCGCTTCTCGTCCTCGACGATATCAACCTGACACTTCGGGAAGGCGAAATCGTCGGCCTGCTTGGCCGTTCCGGATGCGGAAAATCGACGCTGCTGCGCCTCGTCTCCGGCCTCGCGGCGCCGGCCTCCGGCGAGGTGCTTTATCGGGGCAAGGCTGTCGATGGCCCGGTCGATGGAATCGCAATGGTCTTCCAAACCTTCGCCCTGTTTCCCTGGCTGACAGTGCTGCAAAACGTGCAGGCCGGGCTCGACGCGAAGGGCGTTCCGGAAGAGGAGGCGCGCAAGCGGGCTCTTGCGGCCATCGAGCTTATCGGCCTCGATGGATTCGAGGGCGCCTATCCGCGCGAACTTTCCGGCGGCATGCGTCAGCGCGTCGGTTTCGCACGCGCGCTCGTCGTCGATCCGACGGTTCTGTTGATGGACGAGCCGTTTTCCGCGCTCGACGTGCTCACCGGCGAGACCTTGCGCGGCGACTTCATGGACCTCTGGGTCGCCGGACACCTGTCGATCAAATCGCTCCTTCTGGTGACGCACAATATCGAGGAGGCGGTCTTCATGAGCGACCGCATCCTCATTCTCGCGCCAAATCCGGGCCGGATCGCCGCTGAGTTCACAGTCGCCCTGCCGCGGCCGCGTCAGCGGCTGAGCAACGAGTTCCGCGACATGGTCGATGATATCTATGCCCGCATGACGGCGGGTCCAGTGCCGGGCGCCGATGGCAAGGCGCGCGCGCCGCTCGCGAGCATCGGGACGCAACTGCCGATCATATCGGCGGCGCGGATCGCCGGAATGCCGGAGATCCTGCTTTCCCCGCCCTTCGGCGGTCAGGCCGATCTGCCCGCGCTCACGGCGCGCCTGCATCTTCCCACCGCCGATCTTTTCCATCTGGTGGAAATAACGCAGATGCTTGGCTTCGCCGAACTGCGTGATGGTGATTTGCACCTGACGGCAGCGGGGCGCGCGTTCGCCGAAGCCGATATGGGCGACCGCAAACGCATTTTCGCGGAGCATTTGCTGCGCACGGTTCCGCTGGCCGCGCATATCCGGCATGTCCTCGACGAACGGCCGAACCATATCGCGCCGCGCAGCCGCTTCCTCGCCGAGCTGGAAGATCACCTGGGCCGCGAGGATGCCGAACGCACCCTCAACATCGTTATAGACTGGGGCCGTTACGCCGACTGTTTCGCCTATGACGGGCCGCACCGCACGTTCAGCCTGACGCCTCACGAGCCGGAGGCGACCTGAGAGGCCGCGATCTCGCCGGCTCGAAGGCCTTTACTCGGCCGCCGCCAGATGCGTTTCGATCGTGCCGATCGGCAGATGTACGAGATCTTTGTGAATCTCGGCCGTCATGATCGCGCGCGCAGCCGGCGTAAGCGCCTCGCGGACGATCCCGAGAGCCTTCGGCGGCGCGATCAAAACGAGATGTTTGGTCTTTCCCTCGCTCGCGGCGGTGTCGATGATCCCCGCGACCTTGCGCAAAAAATCCACTTCCGCCTCGGTGTGATAATCGGGCGCCTCGACGGCACTCCGGCCAGGCCCGTGCGATTGAAATGTCCGGCCCGGCTTGCCCGTCCCGAGTTCGGTCGTCGAAGGATGCGTTTCGGCAAGAACCTCGAGCGGCCTGAGATTGAGCAATTCAGCGTCGCCGTCATTGTGCAGGAAAAGGGCTTTCTGCCCGTCGCAGACCACGACCCAGGCTCCCCAGGGGATTCTGACGTTTTTCAATTCTGCCTCCGTTGAAAATGGACGTGGGTTCATGCGCGCGAGCGTTACCGCTGCAATTTTCAAGAACTGGGGGCACAAGCCTTGTCCTATGTCAAAGAAATGTAACGAGCGCGCGAAAAAGGTAGTGGCAGCGACCTATTTGGCGAATCCCGCCTTGGGCTGGACTGCGAGGCAGCGTGAAAACCGAGATCGTCGAATGGCTCGGCCAATCTGATTTGCTTTTGCCGCAACTGATTGCGGAAGGGCTCGCGGCGAATGACCGGGTCAAGGCCCGACTGAGCGTCCTCCAGGCGGCGGCGCTGCACGCGCATGATCCGCACGGCACCCGGATCGATCTGACGGAGGAATGTCGCGCCGCCGGGCTCGACCCGATCCCGCTGCAAGCACTGGCCAATTCCGCGACGCTGGCGGAGGGCGCGAAGGTCACGGCGGCCGGGCTCGGCGGCCTCGGTAACGCCATCTGGGACGATATAGCGGCCATGCTCCGCGCGGTTCAGGCCGGAGACCCGACCAAGGCTGAAACCTACGGTACGCGGCTCGACGCGATCAAAGCCGCAAGTCAACTCGGCGCGGACGCCGTCGCGAGCGCCGAGATCGCCCGGCTCACGGCGATTTCCGAGGCCGACAGTTTGCACCGCTTGATTATGGATTTGCATCGGGCGCTCAACGCGCTCGCCGCCACGCATGCGCAGGAAGTGGTGGCCGGCGCACATAGCTACGGCCTGACGGCGGAGGACAAACAGGCGCTCGAAGCTTTCATGCAGGGCGTCGAATCGACGCGCGCGTTGAAATTCGATCATCCCGGCCTCGGAACCACAGCGCTG is part of the Methylovirgula ligni genome and harbors:
- a CDS encoding ABC transporter permease, whose protein sequence is MGLSLSNIFWLGTKELRSFFSDAVLLGLVIYAFSLAVYVQAHSNAQEVHNASIGVVDQDNSYLSRQMISSFLPPYFKKPVAVSYSDVDHLLDVAAYTFIIIIPPHFETDVLGGRAPEIQLNIDATAMVQAGLGSGYIEQILSAEIQKYVNRNEGTYLSRSQNVTTTPVTLSVRVMYNPNINTAWFTSVMGIVNNVTMLAIILAGAAVVREREHGTMDHLLVMPVTPFEIAMSKIWANGLVITLAVALSLEIIVKWILHIPVIGSVPLFIAGAATYLFFSTSVGIFLATIARTMPQLGLLYILVAFPMNILSGSNTPLESMPYLMRTIMQFSPSTHFVSFAQSILFRGAGFSVVWRDYLYVAFTGGLFLFLALLRFRTSAAQSS
- a CDS encoding ABC transporter permease is translated as MPLSTTILDDRVDAAADGAWTSDEAAALEPQIETLLASRNTRALSLDLHGLSEIDTFGACLLERLTLKWREAAPVEVSGLPPRFRGLMAEVERVETIPDVPVRRRREFPVLEPIGRAIFAAFAYIATFLNMLGAVVAALLRVIANPRRMRFTSLVAQLDRVGLRAIPIILLITVLIGGIIQQQSIFQLRKFGAESYAVNLTGILVLREIGVLLVAIMVAGRSGSAYTAELGSMKMREEIDALRTMGLDPAEVLILPRLLALVIALPILGLIGGIAALFGAGLVGWIYAGISPAIFMARLHDAISVTHFEVGMYKAPFMALVIGIVSSIEGFAVKGSAESLGAQTTTSVVKSIFLVILLDGFFAMFFAWMGM
- a CDS encoding AAA-associated domain-containing protein yields the protein MSKTGETSAATGDVELDIRHVRQTYARTSGAPLLVLDDINLTLREGEIVGLLGRSGCGKSTLLRLVSGLAAPASGEVLYRGKAVDGPVDGIAMVFQTFALFPWLTVLQNVQAGLDAKGVPEEEARKRALAAIELIGLDGFEGAYPRELSGGMRQRVGFARALVVDPTVLLMDEPFSALDVLTGETLRGDFMDLWVAGHLSIKSLLLVTHNIEEAVFMSDRILILAPNPGRIAAEFTVALPRPRQRLSNEFRDMVDDIYARMTAGPVPGADGKARAPLASIGTQLPIISAARIAGMPEILLSPPFGGQADLPALTARLHLPTADLFHLVEITQMLGFAELRDGDLHLTAAGRAFAEADMGDRKRIFAEHLLRTVPLAAHIRHVLDERPNHIAPRSRFLAELEDHLGREDAERTLNIVIDWGRYADCFAYDGPHRTFSLTPHEPEAT
- a CDS encoding ABC transporter ATP-binding protein gives rise to the protein MTAATTTPAIRVHDLTVGFGDQIVLDHLSLDVRRGEVLGVVGASGGGKTVLMRTIIGLLPKRGGSITILDVDRDHVQPEAIRLIERRWGILFQQGALFSSLTVRQNVEFPMREYLDISDGLRQEVALAKLKMVGLSASDAEKFPAELSGGMTKRVALARALALDPEIVFLDEPTSGLDPISAGEFDALIKTLQQTLGLTVFMVTHDLDSLNTVCDRIAALADGKVVAEGPMSVMLACEHPWVKSYFQGKRARDAEASASRGH
- a CDS encoding host attachment protein, which translates into the protein MKNVRIPWGAWVVVCDGQKALFLHNDGDAELLNLRPLEVLAETHPSTTELGTGKPGRTFQSHGPGRSAVEAPDYHTEAEVDFLRKVAGIIDTAASEGKTKHLVLIAPPKALGIVREALTPAARAIMTAEIHKDLVHLPIGTIETHLAAAE
- a CDS encoding ABC transporter permease; protein product: MLAYGISEVFAPVSSLKAISLDPLRLPEYAVRTVLRMLAAMGASLLFTLVYGTLAAKSRRAEVVLVPLLDILQSVPVLGYLSFTVVFFVGLAPHWVLGLELASIFAIFTSQAWNMAFSFFQALRTLPVDLDEASRAFGFSAWQRFWRLEFPFAVPGLVWNMMMSMSGGWFFVVASEAITADQRQIALPGIGSYVALAIAQRNLLAIGFAIAAMTIVILIYDQLLFRPLVVWADRFRVEQTASQSTPHSWFLELLRHSHLARAAAVPASFCLRRLFRARILNIIPTSRPLAVRSRASKAVDDLWYIFVAVASLGIAAIIVRFIAQGAGWSDVFTVVRLGTYTLLRVVVLIVLASLIWVPVGVVIGLRPKLAERVQPLAQFLAAFPANLLFPLFVIPIVRFNLNTDIWLTPLMILGTQWYILFNVIAGTTALPTDLLEAADNFRFHGWQWWRIVILPGIFPYYITGAITASGGAWNASIVAEVVSWGHDRLFAHGLGAYISQMTAQGDYPRIVLGIATMSAFVVLFNRLLWRPLYAYGERRFRLD
- a CDS encoding ABC-type transport auxiliary lipoprotein family protein, whose product is METSARYILVGLFTLIAIVVGFCFVYWLNNNGAVGERESYQIHFLGPVSGLQNGAAVQLNGIHVGEVTSLRLDKDNQVVATIAILKGMTLRADTGVSVDFQGLMGTPLISLKGGSPGSPVLVPNPQKPPVLEADVSAGQDLTQTARGTLNRIDKILEDNAAPIKDTIGSLKTFSAALARNSNRVDTILAGLEKMTGGSPAEQPKPIYDLAVDAAAIPHINVKDQFSVPEPTAVLALDTQRMLTRSDSGQIAQFGNAQWSDNIPKLLQAKLVQALAQAGVEAQATTPDQAATATGPQLVIDLQNFALTTGPQPTAEIAFSAKIVSATGKIVATRDFHAAAPAAGTDVAASVAAFNKAFSDVVRSLTTWVGAAN